The Hypanus sabinus isolate sHypSab1 chromosome 3, sHypSab1.hap1, whole genome shotgun sequence genome contains a region encoding:
- the LOC132391921 gene encoding UDP-glucuronosyltransferase 3A1-like isoform X2, producing MMEEISKILAREGHSVSNFHHVLNSFDEPEITRDNYTYIPWSIGGSYPEIHRKVKYAFVQNALQGKYSLHWFFNILDLHAYECDKLLSDSDVLTRLRNKNFDLLVIEAFHFCTFLLAEKLQVPFVAIYGTSAYNARYIHMPSNPSYVPAFMSHLTDSMNFLERLQNAWVQLRNYFEGRMCFSRFDGVIRKHFSGEDINLEDLQHKAELWIYNTGFFLEYPRPLQPNVVFVGSYLAKPAESLPQEIEDFVTSEQGFIVVALGTMAESITDQHLVKKMTRVFSQLPHKVIWRFNNSSWPPGLSLPSNVKIYKWLPQNDLLGHPQVQAFISHGGINSLHQAVYHGVPVLGMALFYDQMDNIIRLVSKGMALSISVGELEEETLRTKLTQLLTNPSFKQNAIRTSKQLRFQPFTTAELTSRWIESILKVGSGAHLKPHSYQMPTYQLYLLDVCGFALVAVVLIVFCAYQVLRSLIHRLRPTKAGKKEKAT from the exons AACCAGAGATCACACGAGATAATTATACATACATCCCTTGGAGCATTGGAGGAAGTTATCCAGAAATACACCGAAAAGTCAAGTATGCATTTGTGCAGAATGCTCTTCAAGGAAA GTATTCTCTTCATTGGTTCTTCAATATCTTGGATTTGCATGCTTATGAGTGTGACAAGCTGTTATCTGATTCTGATGTATTGACCAGGCTAAGGAACAAAAACTTTGACCTGCTGGTGATTGAGGCCTTTCACTTCTGTACCTTTCTGCTGGCCGAGAAGCTCCAGGTGCCTTTTGTTGCCATCTATGGCACCTCGGCCTACAACGCGCGCTACATTCACATGCCCTCAAACCCCAGTTACGTGCCTGCCTTTATGTCCCACTTGACGGATTCCATGAACTTTCTTGAGCGCCTCCAGAATGCCTGGGTGCAACTGCGGAACTATTTTGAAGGTCGGATGTGTTTCAGTCGCTTTGACGGTGTGATCAGGAAGCATTTCTCGGGCGAGGATATAAATCTGGAGGACCTACAGCATAAAGCAGAGCTCTGGATCTATAACACGGGCTTCTTCTTGGAATATCCTCGACCACTGCAGCCCAATGTGGTCTTTGTTGGTAGTTATCTCGCTAAGCCTGCTGAATCATTGCCCCAG GAAATAGAGGACTTTGTAACAAGCGAGCAGGGCTTCATCGTAGTGGCTTTAGGTACAATGGCGGAGTCAATCACAGATCAGCACCTGGTAAAGAAGATGACCAGAGTTTTCTCTCAGCTTCCACACAAGGTCATATGGCGATTCAACAACAGTTCCTGGCCTCCTGGCCTCAGCCTTCCCAGTAATGTGAAAATATACAAATGGCTTCCACAGAATGACTTGCTGG GACACCCGCAGGTCCAAGCATTCATTTCGCATGGGGGGATAAACAGTTTGCACCAGGCCGTGTACCACGGAGTCCCAGTGCTGGGTATGGCTCTCTTCTACGACCAGATGGACAACATCATCCGCTTGGTGAGCAAAGGAATGGCCCTTTCTATATCCGTAGGAGAACTGGAAGAAGAGACTTTACGCACAAAGCTGACACAACTACTAACCAACCCCAG CTTCAAGCAGAATGCCATCAGGACAAGCAAGCAACTCAGGTTCCAGCCCTTCACCACGGCAGAGCTCACCAGCAGGTGGATTGAGTCGATTCTGAAAGTCGGAAGTGGGGCACACTTAAAGCCTCATTCTTACCAAATGCCTACGTACCAGCTGTACTTACTGGACGTCTGTGGCTTTGCATTGGTGGCTGTAGTGTTGATCGTATTCTGTGCCTACCAAGTCCTCAGGAGCCTGATACACCGATTGCGTCCGACCAAAGCTGGAAAGAAGGAAAAAGCCACTTAG